From Acidobacteriota bacterium, one genomic window encodes:
- a CDS encoding glycosyltransferase, translating into MKTKQAKSDERNEPKATPELSLFLPVLDEEDNLRPMHAKIRGALAELGKSAEVIYVDDGSTDSSLKILREIAAEDSSVRVISLRRNYGQTAAMSAGIDASRGDILIPMDADLQNDPKDIARLLEKLDEGYDVVSGWRKNRQDKLISRKLPSQIANRVISWIGGVQLHDYGCSLKAYRRDVLQDVKLYGEMHRFIPIYASWAGARVTEIPVDHHARTMGKSKYGISRTVKVIFDLMTIKFMAEYHTKPIYVFGTFGFIALFISIISGVYAVFLKFSQHLGFPQFHADFVETPLPILSIVMFAISVQFILMGLLAEMLVRTYHESQDKAIYAVREKVGFEND; encoded by the coding sequence ATGAAGACGAAGCAAGCAAAGTCCGACGAACGGAACGAACCGAAAGCGACGCCGGAACTGTCGTTGTTTTTGCCGGTGCTCGACGAAGAAGACAATCTTCGCCCGATGCACGCCAAGATCCGGGGCGCGCTCGCCGAACTTGGGAAGTCGGCGGAAGTCATTTACGTTGACGACGGTTCGACCGATTCGAGTTTGAAGATCCTGCGCGAGATCGCGGCTGAAGACAGCAGTGTGCGCGTCATTTCACTTCGCCGGAACTACGGACAGACCGCGGCGATGAGCGCCGGTATCGACGCTTCGCGGGGCGATATACTGATCCCGATGGACGCCGACCTGCAAAACGATCCGAAAGATATCGCCCGCCTGCTTGAGAAGCTCGACGAAGGCTACGACGTCGTCTCGGGTTGGCGCAAGAATCGCCAGGACAAGCTCATCTCGCGAAAATTGCCGTCACAGATCGCGAACCGAGTCATTTCGTGGATCGGCGGAGTGCAGCTCCACGATTACGGCTGCTCGCTCAAGGCCTATCGGCGCGACGTTCTGCAAGACGTCAAACTCTATGGCGAAATGCACCGCTTTATCCCGATCTATGCAAGCTGGGCCGGTGCGCGCGTGACGGAGATCCCGGTCGATCACCACGCGCGGACGATGGGCAAGTCGAAATACGGAATTTCGAGGACCGTCAAGGTGATCTTTGACCTGATGACGATCAAGTTTATGGCCGAGTATCACACCAAACCGATTTATGTCTTCGGCACATTCGGCTTCATCGCGTTGTTCATCTCGATCATCTCGGGTGTTTACGCCGTTTTTCTGAAGTTCTCGCAGCATTTGGGTTTTCCGCAGTTTCACGCCGACTTCGTCGAAACGCCGTTGCCGATCTTGTCGATCGTGATGTTCGCGATCTCGGTCCAGTTCATCCTGATGGGGCTATTGGCCGAAATGCTCGTCCGGACTTATCACGAATCGCAGGACAAGGCGATCTACGCGGTGCGCGAAAAAGTCGGATTTGAGAATGATTGA
- a CDS encoding N(4)-(beta-N-acetylglucosaminyl)-L-asparaginase, giving the protein MIDRRKFIQTSILSLLAAETAFSQDQNFELRSSLKAKLPVVVSTWDSGIRANAAAWRVLGKKGRALDAVEQAARSAEDEISCCVGLGALPDRDGIVTLDASIMDEFSNCGSVAYLRRIKNPISVARKLMETTPHVFLAGEGAEQFAVANGFERHPEKLSPESEETYKKWLRDSKYKPVINIENMKQSAQFAPYRFEDGTPNHDTMGTIAIDANRNLSGACTTSGMAFKMHGRVGDSPIIGAGLFVDNEIGAATSSGVGEEVIRICGTHLIIELMRNGKSPENACKEAVDRIVKRDPEKAKTFQVGFIALSKRGEIGAYSIQPKFSFSVTNDQFPDGKIFEAKSRF; this is encoded by the coding sequence ATGATCGACCGACGAAAATTCATACAAACATCGATTCTTTCGCTGCTCGCCGCCGAAACGGCTTTCAGTCAGGACCAGAATTTTGAACTCAGATCTTCGCTCAAAGCGAAACTGCCGGTCGTGGTTTCGACCTGGGACAGCGGAATTCGCGCTAACGCCGCCGCGTGGAGGGTCTTGGGCAAGAAAGGGAGAGCGCTCGACGCGGTCGAGCAGGCGGCTCGCTCGGCTGAAGACGAGATCAGTTGCTGCGTCGGCCTCGGAGCTTTGCCCGATCGGGACGGAATCGTCACGCTCGACGCTTCGATTATGGACGAGTTCTCAAACTGCGGGTCAGTGGCGTATCTTCGGCGCATCAAAAACCCGATCTCGGTGGCTCGCAAACTGATGGAAACGACGCCCCACGTATTCCTTGCGGGCGAGGGCGCGGAGCAATTTGCCGTTGCCAACGGCTTCGAGCGGCACCCGGAAAAACTCTCGCCCGAATCAGAGGAGACCTACAAGAAGTGGCTGCGCGACTCGAAATACAAACCGGTCATCAACATCGAGAATATGAAGCAGTCGGCTCAGTTTGCGCCGTATCGATTCGAAGACGGGACGCCGAATCACGACACGATGGGCACGATCGCGATCGACGCGAACCGCAACCTCTCGGGAGCCTGCACCACCAGCGGAATGGCGTTCAAGATGCACGGCCGCGTCGGCGATTCGCCGATCATCGGGGCCGGCTTGTTCGTCGATAATGAGATCGGCGCGGCCACCAGTTCGGGGGTCGGCGAAGAAGTCATACGAATCTGCGGAACGCACCTCATCATCGAACTGATGCGCAACGGAAAGTCACCTGAAAATGCCTGCAAGGAAGCCGTCGACCGCATCGTCAAACGCGATCCGGAGAAGGCGAAGACGTTTCAGGTCGGCTTCATAGCGCTCAGCAAAAGAGGCGAGATCGGGGCGTATTCGATCCAGCCCAAATTCAGTTTTTCGGTCACGAACGATCAGTTTCCGGACGGAAAGATCTTCGAGGCGAAGAGTAGATTTTGA
- a CDS encoding HIT domain-containing protein has translation MEDFYCDEVLSGKTAVRKVFETENVLAYHHTRPFWETHIVVIPKRHISSLLTLEESDSALFLELFDVIKRVADQVVAERGAARVLTNLGSYQDSKHLHFHVNSGEQLR, from the coding sequence ATGGAAGATTTCTATTGCGATGAGGTTTTGAGCGGAAAGACCGCCGTCAGGAAAGTCTTCGAAACGGAGAACGTGCTTGCATATCATCACACACGTCCGTTCTGGGAGACTCATATCGTTGTCATTCCGAAGCGGCATATATCATCGCTTCTGACGCTCGAAGAATCGGATTCGGCCCTGTTTCTGGAGTTGTTCGACGTCATCAAGCGTGTCGCCGACCAAGTGGTCGCCGAACGGGGCGCGGCGCGCGTTCTCACGAATCTCGGCAGTTACCAGGATTCAAAACACCTGCACTTTCACGTTAACTCGGGCGAACAATTGCGATAG
- a CDS encoding class I SAM-dependent methyltransferase encodes MSTALPQEMEKHTYAIMDRVEDSHWWFVGRRAILEEFLRKLISKSQVSSPKFLDVGCGTGANLEMLAQFGTAEGVDVSDDALEFCRAKGLMVHKGLAEKLPFEDESFDVVTALDVVEHLDDDVAGLREMHRVLKKGGETLIFVPAFMWLWGVQDDISNHRIRYTKKQIVERLEKAGFKIERATYANWTFFAPILAGRTLMKLTGLKPESENNITISALNGVFGKLFGAERFWLRHFDFPFGVSIVITASKRNS; translated from the coding sequence ATGAGTACGGCGTTACCGCAGGAAATGGAGAAACATACGTACGCAATCATGGATCGCGTCGAGGATTCCCATTGGTGGTTCGTCGGCCGGCGCGCAATCCTCGAAGAATTTCTCCGCAAACTCATTTCCAAATCCCAAGTCTCAAGTCCCAAATTCCTCGACGTCGGTTGTGGAACGGGCGCGAATCTTGAAATGCTCGCGCAGTTCGGGACGGCCGAAGGCGTTGACGTATCGGACGACGCGCTTGAATTCTGCCGTGCAAAGGGATTGATGGTTCACAAAGGACTCGCCGAGAAGTTGCCGTTCGAAGACGAATCGTTCGATGTCGTAACGGCGCTCGACGTCGTCGAACATCTCGACGACGATGTCGCCGGACTCCGCGAGATGCACCGTGTCCTGAAAAAGGGCGGCGAAACGCTGATCTTCGTTCCGGCGTTTATGTGGCTCTGGGGCGTGCAGGACGACATTTCAAATCACCGCATACGGTACACGAAGAAACAGATCGTCGAACGTCTCGAAAAGGCCGGATTCAAGATCGAACGCGCAACGTATGCGAACTGGACATTTTTCGCGCCGATCCTCGCCGGCCGCACATTGATGAAACTGACCGGATTGAAACCCGAATCCGAAAACAACATTACGATCTCGGCTCTGAACGGCGTCTTCGGGAAACTCTTCGGCGCCGAACGCTTCTGGCTCCGTCATTTCGATTTTCCGTTCGGCGTCTCGATCGTCATCACGGCTTCGAAACGGAATAGCTGA
- a CDS encoding methyltransferase domain-containing protein, giving the protein MKEKLLDLLACPSCGGDILLAYASKYEENEIIEAILSCRKCSREYNVTRGIPRFADLDKIEQDKADTAENFGWQWTHFTQEDAKYSDQFLGWLQPVTPEFFKGKIVLEGGCGKGRHTSLAAEWGAAEIVGIDLSAAVETAFQATRHLPNVHIVQADIFRLPFKRKFDYAFSVGVLHHTPDPKGAFVSLASKVRPGGSVSAWIYGEENNEWIINYVNPIREGFTSKIRQPMLYQISKLPTLGVFLASKLVYKPANAVAGSLAKKLFYNDYLNHLSTFGWREQHNIVFDHLVAPTAFYISKEDFEKWWTEVEATDVEIIWHNQNSWCGFGRIGDRDKTERETAK; this is encoded by the coding sequence ATGAAAGAGAAGCTTTTGGATCTGCTCGCTTGCCCGAGCTGCGGCGGCGACATCTTGCTGGCCTACGCGAGCAAGTATGAAGAAAACGAAATCATCGAGGCGATCCTGTCGTGTCGCAAGTGTTCGCGTGAATACAACGTGACGCGCGGCATCCCGCGTTTCGCCGATCTCGACAAGATCGAGCAGGACAAGGCGGACACGGCCGAGAATTTCGGCTGGCAGTGGACGCATTTCACGCAGGAAGACGCGAAGTATTCCGACCAGTTTCTCGGTTGGCTGCAACCCGTCACACCGGAGTTTTTCAAAGGCAAAATCGTCCTCGAAGGCGGTTGCGGGAAGGGACGCCACACGTCGCTGGCGGCAGAATGGGGCGCAGCCGAAATTGTCGGCATCGATCTTTCGGCGGCGGTGGAAACCGCTTTTCAGGCGACACGGCACCTGCCGAACGTGCACATCGTTCAGGCCGACATTTTCAGACTTCCATTCAAAAGGAAATTCGATTACGCGTTTTCGGTAGGCGTTTTGCACCACACGCCCGACCCGAAAGGAGCCTTTGTATCGCTTGCTTCCAAGGTTCGACCGGGCGGGTCGGTTTCGGCCTGGATCTACGGCGAAGAGAACAACGAATGGATCATCAACTACGTTAACCCGATCCGCGAAGGGTTTACGTCGAAGATCCGGCAGCCGATGCTCTATCAGATCTCGAAACTTCCGACTCTCGGAGTTTTTCTCGCTTCGAAGCTTGTTTACAAACCCGCAAACGCGGTCGCCGGTTCGCTCGCGAAAAAGCTCTTCTACAACGATTACCTGAATCATCTTTCGACCTTTGGCTGGCGCGAACAGCACAACATAGTTTTCGACCATCTTGTCGCGCCGACGGCGTTTTACATTTCAAAGGAAGACTTCGAGAAATGGTGGACCGAGGTCGAGGCGACGGATGTAGAGATCATCTGGCATAACCAGAACTCGTGGTGCGGATTCGGGCGAATCGGCGATCGGGACAAAACTGAACGGGAGACGGCGAAATGA
- a CDS encoding thymidylate synthase, with amino-acid sequence MKQYQELLRHILENGSRHHDRTGVGTISVFGYQTRYDLRKGFPIVTTKRVPFRWVAEELFWFLTGDTNEKNLHARGVDIWAEWADLEHTSRFGREEGDLGPIYGYLWRSFGGDYPEMNGFDQIADLIEQIEANPNSRRLIVSGWNPPTANNVDLPPCHTLFHFKVENEETLHCQLYQRSADAFLGVPFNISSYALLTEMIAHVCGLVPGDFIHTFGDLHIYLNHLEQVEELLSREPLELPRLEFVDAENLKGLQGLLDFKYENLKLAGYKSHGKIAAPVAV; translated from the coding sequence ATGAAACAGTATCAGGAACTTCTCAGGCATATTCTCGAAAACGGATCGCGGCATCACGATCGCACGGGTGTCGGCACGATCTCCGTGTTCGGGTATCAAACGCGTTACGACCTGCGCAAAGGGTTTCCGATCGTCACGACCAAGCGCGTCCCGTTCCGTTGGGTGGCCGAGGAACTGTTTTGGTTTCTCACCGGCGACACGAACGAAAAGAATCTGCACGCCCGCGGAGTCGATATCTGGGCGGAATGGGCTGACCTGGAACACACGTCCCGATTCGGACGCGAGGAAGGCGATCTCGGCCCGATCTACGGTTATCTGTGGCGAAGTTTCGGCGGCGATTACCCGGAAATGAATGGATTTGATCAGATTGCCGACCTGATCGAACAGATTGAAGCGAATCCGAATTCTCGCCGGTTGATCGTTTCCGGCTGGAATCCGCCGACGGCGAACAACGTCGATCTACCGCCTTGCCATACGCTCTTTCACTTTAAGGTGGAAAACGAAGAAACCCTGCATTGCCAGCTTTACCAACGCAGCGCGGATGCATTTCTCGGCGTTCCGTTCAACATTTCCAGCTACGCTCTGCTGACCGAAATGATCGCTCACGTCTGCGGACTCGTTCCCGGTGATTTCATTCACACGTTCGGCGATCTGCATATCTATCTGAATCATCTGGAACAGGTCGAAGAGCTGTTGTCGCGCGAACCGCTGGAATTGCCGCGGCTCGAATTTGTCGATGCGGAAAACTTGAAGGGATTGCAGGGATTGCTTGATTTCAAATACGAAAACCTGAAACTGGCGGGCTACAAATCGCACGGCAAAATCGCCGCGCCGGTCGCTGTTTAG
- a CDS encoding OmpA family protein — translation MSDSKKVPGMPPDDFDKTTPNIPRPDSGGSSDWEKTNYNARFKPQPQADDWGKTVSNIPPIKNEPDFNKTHLPSNSPKTPDWGVTEQNIRLPQDDFGGGRNEAAGDRTNYGATSPFIQLPEAERQKYQNLPPTPTQRADKEKEEAKEKGGIPGWFWASLALLGMFFVALVGIAAAYFIFLRPSGFDLVVLNPQPGSKVIVDGIEWSVTEGDGSLIARGLKSDEIKKIDIKAPGFVCESREVKGSDGETIRIPARCTPAATGGDKTTPPDECKNIKNGEFEKAQRCANQALDNLKEPYSAEDIAAALNLYIINFAVNKFNVPDKDMIFLEKASKYLKKLPETTQIEVGGHTDSDGTDDKNQKLSENRAKSVRDALVGKYGVNPNMLTEKGYGESRPKPGNQNRNPDEKFQNRRIEYSVLKK, via the coding sequence GTGAGCGATTCGAAAAAGGTTCCGGGTATGCCGCCGGATGATTTTGACAAAACAACGCCGAACATTCCGCGGCCCGACTCCGGCGGTTCTTCGGATTGGGAAAAGACCAACTACAACGCCCGTTTCAAGCCGCAGCCGCAGGCTGACGATTGGGGAAAGACGGTCTCGAACATTCCGCCGATCAAGAACGAACCCGACTTTAACAAAACGCATCTCCCGTCAAACAGTCCCAAGACGCCGGATTGGGGCGTGACAGAACAGAATATCCGTCTGCCTCAGGATGATTTTGGCGGCGGGCGAAACGAAGCGGCGGGCGACCGGACGAATTACGGCGCAACATCGCCGTTCATTCAGCTTCCCGAGGCCGAACGCCAGAAGTATCAGAATTTGCCGCCGACGCCGACCCAACGCGCCGACAAGGAAAAAGAAGAAGCAAAGGAAAAAGGTGGCATTCCGGGCTGGTTTTGGGCTTCGCTCGCGCTTCTGGGGATGTTCTTCGTTGCTCTGGTCGGCATCGCCGCGGCGTACTTCATATTTCTGCGACCGTCGGGTTTCGATCTCGTCGTTTTGAATCCGCAGCCGGGCAGCAAGGTCATTGTCGACGGGATCGAGTGGTCGGTTACCGAAGGCGACGGAAGTTTGATCGCCCGCGGACTGAAGTCGGACGAGATCAAGAAGATCGATATCAAAGCGCCCGGTTTTGTCTGCGAATCTCGCGAAGTAAAAGGTTCCGACGGCGAAACGATCAGAATTCCCGCGCGCTGCACGCCGGCGGCCACGGGCGGCGATAAGACGACTCCGCCGGACGAATGCAAAAACATCAAGAACGGCGAGTTTGAAAAAGCCCAGCGCTGCGCGAATCAGGCGCTCGACAATCTCAAGGAACCGTATTCAGCAGAAGACATCGCCGCCGCGCTGAATCTTTACATAATCAATTTCGCGGTCAACAAGTTCAACGTTCCGGACAAGGATATGATCTTCCTTGAGAAAGCGTCGAAGTATCTGAAGAAACTGCCCGAAACGACGCAGATCGAAGTCGGCGGCCATACCGACAGCGACGGTACCGATGACAAGAACCAGAAGCTTTCGGAGAACCGCGCAAAATCGGTTCGCGACGCGCTCGTCGGAAAATACGGCGTCAATCCGAATATGCTGACCGAAAAAGGCTACGGCGAATCCCGTCCGAAACCGGGCAATCAAAACCGAAATCCCGACGAGAAGTTCCAGAATCGGCGAATCGAGTATTCGGTCTTGAAGAAGTGA
- a CDS encoding VWA domain-containing protein, with the protein MLRFSTAMLVICSTALFAFGQSRNNSRAAGDLDGTILTVTAARADGSKEPIKVENLSLYENSVEQKIKNFAFDPSPSKIVLLIDNSQTLPTEIDVLKQATMEFAYEIFEGDQLFVIAYDEKPEIIQEWTDDAKKLEASLATFRKQGNPYLFDALMAASSEVLAPLMPGTRKVAVVVIGDGLDRGSKSKFDKTLNELQGQNVTVYFLQIPDRTNSAYRRNQPKAREVVRQLVEGTGGLVFPLEEAQQAAKTICDELRNNRYNLSYLPTNTSTYDARRLFLLGQDGIKIRTKAAQPPTIK; encoded by the coding sequence ATGCTTCGATTTTCGACCGCAATGCTCGTGATATGCTCGACCGCACTTTTCGCGTTCGGACAATCGCGCAACAATTCCCGCGCGGCCGGAGACCTTGACGGAACCATTCTGACGGTAACGGCCGCTCGCGCCGATGGTTCGAAAGAACCGATCAAGGTCGAGAATCTTTCGCTTTACGAGAATAGCGTCGAGCAAAAGATCAAGAACTTCGCATTCGATCCTTCGCCGTCCAAGATCGTCCTTCTGATCGACAATTCGCAAACCCTGCCGACCGAGATCGATGTCCTGAAACAGGCGACGATGGAATTTGCATACGAGATCTTCGAAGGCGATCAGCTGTTCGTCATTGCCTACGACGAAAAGCCCGAGATCATTCAGGAATGGACCGACGACGCGAAAAAATTGGAAGCCTCGCTCGCGACGTTTCGCAAACAGGGCAATCCATATCTCTTCGACGCGTTGATGGCGGCCAGCAGCGAGGTTCTCGCGCCGCTGATGCCGGGAACGCGAAAGGTCGCGGTCGTCGTCATCGGCGACGGACTCGACCGCGGAAGCAAGAGTAAATTCGACAAGACCTTGAACGAACTTCAGGGCCAGAATGTGACGGTCTATTTTTTGCAGATCCCGGACCGGACGAACAGCGCATACCGCCGCAATCAGCCGAAAGCCCGCGAGGTCGTCAGGCAGTTGGTAGAAGGAACAGGCGGGCTCGTCTTCCCGCTCGAGGAAGCTCAGCAGGCCGCAAAAACCATCTGCGACGAACTCCGCAACAACCGTTACAACCTTTCATATTTGCCGACCAATACGTCGACCTACGACGCGCGCCGTCTTTTTCTTCTCGGCCAGGACGGAATCAAGATCCGCACCAAGGCCGCCCAGCCGCCGACGATCAAGTAA
- a CDS encoding zinc ribbon domain-containing protein — MPIYEYKCADCGAHLERMQKVSDAPLAVCEKCGGKLEKQWSLSGFQFKGEGWYVTDYSQKSGASADSSKGTEKSSSSESTATTETASKETTTTSTKETTAAKD, encoded by the coding sequence ATGCCTATTTACGAATATAAATGCGCCGATTGCGGCGCTCATCTCGAAAGAATGCAGAAGGTTTCGGACGCGCCGCTGGCCGTTTGCGAGAAATGCGGTGGAAAACTGGAGAAACAATGGTCGCTTTCCGGATTCCAGTTCAAGGGCGAAGGCTGGTACGTGACTGATTATTCGCAGAAGTCAGGCGCTTCGGCCGATTCTTCGAAGGGAACGGAAAAAAGTTCGTCGTCCGAATCAACCGCAACGACCGAAACCGCATCAAAGGAAACGACAACGACTTCGACGAAGGAAACTACCGCTGCCAAGGACTGA
- a CDS encoding lipocalin family protein, with protein MKFSQVAIMLLVLISASVGASAQTELKTVPSVDLKRYSGKWFEIARYPNRFQKQCIGNVSATYTQKSNGRIEVLNECLLKNGKTNRAKGDAKIVDGSSNSKLKVRFAPAFLSFIPAVWGDYWIIELDPDYKFVVIGEPKREYFWILSRESKMDDATYQGILGRAKTMGFDPAKVVKTEQK; from the coding sequence ATGAAATTTTCACAAGTCGCAATTATGTTGTTGGTTTTGATATCCGCATCGGTCGGCGCTTCGGCGCAGACGGAACTGAAAACCGTTCCGTCCGTCGATCTCAAGCGTTACAGCGGAAAATGGTTCGAGATCGCGCGTTATCCGAACCGATTTCAGAAACAGTGCATCGGGAACGTCTCGGCGACCTACACGCAGAAGAGCAACGGCCGCATCGAGGTTTTGAACGAATGTCTGTTGAAGAACGGCAAGACCAATCGGGCGAAAGGAGACGCGAAGATCGTCGACGGAAGCAGCAACTCAAAGCTAAAGGTCAGATTCGCGCCGGCGTTCCTGTCGTTCATCCCGGCGGTTTGGGGCGATTACTGGATCATCGAGCTCGATCCGGACTACAAATTCGTAGTCATCGGCGAACCGAAGCGCGAATATTTCTGGATCCTCAGCCGCGAATCGAAAATGGACGATGCGACCTACCAAGGTATTCTGGGCCGCGCCAAAACGATGGGATTCGATCCGGCGAAGGTCGTCAAAACGGAACAGAAGTGA
- the trxB gene encoding thioredoxin-disulfide reductase: MSAKEFHRKVVILGSGPAGLTAAIYASRAQLDPLVIDGPQPGGQLTITTDVENYPGFADGIMGPDLMNQFRAQAERFGTEIINTWIDRIDFSSRPFTLFGKESADSTEVTTIIKADTLIVSTGASAKWLGVPGEDPVPEGLGGNGVSACATCDGFFFRGKPLVVVGGGDTAMEEALFLTKFGSRVTIIHRRDEFRASRIMQERVLAHEKIDVLWNTEIREIQGTKEAGVSGIKIFNKETNEESVFPCEGVFIAIGHKPNTELFKDVLDMDEVGYLKTDGRTMKTNVPGVFACGDAQDSYYRQAITAAGTGCMAAIDAERFLAENE, from the coding sequence ATGTCAGCAAAGGAATTTCATCGCAAGGTAGTGATCCTCGGTTCCGGGCCGGCCGGCCTGACGGCCGCCATTTATGCTTCAAGGGCGCAGCTCGACCCGCTCGTGATCGACGGTCCGCAACCGGGCGGCCAGTTGACGATCACGACCGACGTCGAGAATTATCCCGGATTTGCCGATGGAATTATGGGACCCGACCTGATGAATCAGTTCAGGGCACAGGCCGAACGGTTCGGGACGGAGATCATCAATACGTGGATCGACCGGATCGATTTTTCGTCGCGTCCGTTTACTCTTTTTGGAAAGGAAAGCGCTGACAGTACTGAAGTTACGACGATCATCAAGGCGGATACGCTGATCGTTTCGACGGGCGCGTCTGCTAAATGGCTCGGCGTTCCCGGCGAGGACCCCGTTCCGGAAGGCTTGGGCGGAAACGGCGTTTCGGCGTGCGCGACGTGCGACGGTTTCTTTTTCCGCGGCAAGCCGTTGGTCGTTGTCGGCGGCGGAGACACGGCGATGGAAGAGGCTCTGTTTCTGACAAAATTTGGCTCGCGCGTGACGATCATTCACCGCCGCGACGAGTTTCGCGCCTCGCGCATTATGCAGGAACGCGTCCTTGCGCACGAGAAGATCGACGTTTTGTGGAACACCGAAATTCGCGAGATCCAGGGCACGAAGGAAGCCGGCGTGAGCGGGATCAAGATCTTCAACAAGGAGACGAATGAAGAGTCGGTTTTCCCGTGCGAGGGAGTTTTCATCGCCATCGGGCACAAGCCGAACACGGAGCTTTTCAAAGACGTCCTCGATATGGACGAAGTCGGCTATCTCAAGACCGACGGGCGCACGATGAAGACCAACGTCCCGGGAGTTTTTGCCTGTGGCGACGCACAGGATTCATACTATCGTCAGGCGATCACCGCCGCCGGAACCGGCTGTATGGCAGCGATCGACGCGGAACGCTTTCTGGCCGAAAACGAATGA
- a CDS encoding PilZ domain-containing protein gives MSPQFEEKRFALRMALRLPVVVSGRADDGAAWSEPTETDDISTTGTLFHLNQDVNAGENLYLRSHRPDGVPVEVKARVVRVAPGAHGTSRVGVEIVDSKENWLRLFVAWVADDRNEEEGN, from the coding sequence ATGTCGCCTCAGTTTGAAGAAAAACGCTTTGCATTGAGAATGGCGCTGCGCCTGCCGGTCGTTGTTTCCGGCCGCGCGGATGATGGCGCGGCGTGGAGCGAACCGACTGAAACGGACGATATTTCGACCACCGGAACTCTGTTTCATCTGAATCAGGACGTGAATGCGGGCGAGAATCTTTACCTGCGGTCGCATCGTCCGGACGGGGTTCCGGTCGAGGTCAAGGCGCGCGTCGTGCGCGTCGCGCCGGGTGCGCACGGAACCTCGCGGGTCGGAGTCGAGATCGTCGATTCAAAAGAGAACTGGCTGAGACTCTTCGTCGCCTGGGTCGCGGACGACCGCAACGAAGAGGAAGGCAATTAG
- a CDS encoding enoyl-CoA hydratase/isomerase family protein, producing the protein MNYETITVEKQGKVAVLTINRPDKLNALNQSVHAEGVAALEDLRRDDSVRVVVITGKGEKAFIAGADISEFAGQTPVSQRNLFNEKTFFNSIDAFPKPVIAMINGFCLGGGNELALACDIRIASENARFGQPEINLGIMCGGGGTQRLTRLLGEGRAMELILTGDMIDAETALRFGLVTQVHPLAELEEKTMAFAAKLAEKAPVALQLSKEAVKFASRSNLDEGLRREVDLFAICFSTEDKQEGVSAFLEKRKADFKGK; encoded by the coding sequence ATGAATTACGAAACAATCACCGTCGAAAAACAAGGCAAGGTCGCTGTTTTAACGATCAACCGCCCGGACAAGCTGAACGCGCTCAATCAATCGGTCCACGCCGAGGGCGTGGCCGCGCTCGAAGATCTGCGCCGGGACGATTCGGTCCGCGTCGTGGTCATTACCGGCAAGGGCGAAAAGGCGTTCATCGCCGGCGCGGACATTTCCGAATTCGCCGGCCAAACGCCGGTTTCGCAGCGCAACCTTTTCAACGAAAAGACTTTTTTCAATTCCATCGACGCCTTTCCGAAGCCGGTCATCGCGATGATCAACGGTTTCTGCCTCGGCGGCGGCAACGAACTTGCGCTCGCGTGCGACATACGCATCGCGAGTGAGAACGCGCGCTTCGGCCAACCTGAGATCAACCTTGGGATAATGTGCGGCGGTGGCGGGACACAGCGCCTGACGCGCCTTCTGGGAGAAGGCCGCGCGATGGAGTTGATCCTGACCGGCGATATGATCGACGCTGAAACGGCCTTGAGATTCGGCCTCGTAACGCAGGTTCATCCGTTGGCGGAACTTGAGGAAAAGACGATGGCGTTCGCCGCGAAGCTGGCCGAAAAAGCGCCCGTCGCGTTGCAGCTTTCAAAGGAAGCGGTTAAATTCGCGTCCAGATCGAACCTCGACGAAGGCCTGCGCCGCGAAGTCGATCTGTTCGCGATCTGTTTTTCGACCGAAGACAAACAAGAAGGCGTCAGCGCGTTTTTGGAAAAGCGCAAAGCTGATTTTAAGGGGAAGTAG